The proteins below are encoded in one region of Eriocheir sinensis breed Jianghai 21 unplaced genomic scaffold, ASM2467909v1 Scaffold1690, whole genome shotgun sequence:
- the LOC126990488 gene encoding chaperone protein DnaJ-like, producing MSTPSYTKRRVRNRGDVLNGTPIRVYPPPGPMANKTHYELLGVKPEATLQEVKKAYHRLALKIHPDKNPNDAKAKTKFQQLQQVMETLSDPDSRARYDARIRSTASQAKAPGRKPSYSASSSASSSSYASSSYHSSSSSSSSAGSFSTPKSNSKSFHINKEKRNKETEVGSTAYMWHLLFPFRYKTIAIDNTSPKEKKARKRKRYRQNKKKAASFH from the coding sequence atgtcaactccgagctacACAAAACGGCGTGTccgaaaccgaggtgacgtgttgaatggAACGCCTATACGCGTGTATCCACCACCTGGACCAATGGCAAACAAAACCCACTACGAGCTCCTGGGCGTGAAGCCCGAGGCCACCCTGCAGGaggtcaagaaagcctaccaccgcctcgccctcaagattcaccctgacaagaaCCCGAATGACGCGAAAGCCAAGACAAaattccagcagctgcagcaggtgaTGGAGACGCTCTCCGACCCCGACTCACGGGCCCGGTACGACGCACGGATAAGGAGCACGGCCAGTCAGGCCAAGGCTCCGGGGAGGAAGCCTTCCTACTCGGCCTCttcttcggcttcctcctcctcgtacgcgtcctcctcctaccactcctcctcctcctcctcctcctctgcaggctcCTTTTCAACACCGAAATCTAATTCAAAATCGTTTcacataaataaagagaaaagaaacaaggagactgaagtaggctcgacggcctacatgtggcacctcctatttcccttcagatataagacgatcgcaatagacaacacctcgcccaaggagaagaaggccaggaagaggaagcggtaccggcaaaacaagaagaaggcggCGTCGTTTCACTAA